The sequence TGTATGGCAaatgaatctgatctagataatCCTGATTGAAGGTTCACAATGTGGGTTTTATGCTTGTTTTCATGACTGCCattgctgctgctgatgatgatgataactgTAACTTTGTATTGCAATATCAGTTCGACATTGAAACTGTTGCTTGAAAATCGATAATGTGGAATTAGTGTGATTGTTGTTGTGATTGCTgctctgtttcttgtccggtctattACTCTGCTAtagatgaagggattttgaaattacttggtataaatgttcaccataataagacgacgtgtcatgagcaagacccagacccctagctccaaggtcaagttcacacttacaagtcaaaggttaacatggtcatTTTCTTGTCCAGTCCTTAACACTGCCATtaatgaaaggattttgaaattatttagcataaatgttccctatattgagatgaggtgtcatgtgcaagacccagacccctaattccaaggtcaaggtcacacttagaagtcaaagatgtttcttgtctggtccataactgtgccatttaTCAAcggatttgaaaatagtttgacacaaatgttaaccatattgagaagatgtgtcacacttatgaccgaggACTCACTCATTTGCTCCACACTGGAGTGATGGGCTCCAGTTTCACTGtcaagcatcgaaatagtctagcatgctgtctcctgtgacagctcttgttgtgactactactgctactgtagatgatgatgatgcagAATTTGGGAACTGTTTACACTTGTGTTAtcgctgttgctgctgctgctgatattGATGATAGTAATGTAGTAATGATGACTGCTGCTTCGAATTCTTAATTATTCATCTGTTATTGTCACTGGTCTGAAAAGGTGAAAATGATGATCAAGATATTCATGATGGAAACAAAGTCACAATGCTAAATAATTTACTACGCATTATGATTGTCAATTTAATATAAAGATTATTCTTAGAAATTttaatgctgctgctgctgctaatgATGATACAGTTACTGCTGCTAACTTTTGGAggtgatgctgatgatgatacttaaacaaaatttctGATAATTTACAAGGTGCTATCAATTTGAAAGTGAGAATATTCTTAGGAAGATTAAAATGTGGAATTGGTTGTGGTTGCTGCTAGTGATTTTAATGGCATTGTATTCCATATCAATAACCAGGTATTACCTGTTTAGTATGTACAATGTGCCAAGATAGTAAAAATGTGGcattgtttacatgtatattgtttaaggtgatgttgttgttttttgttgctgAAGAGTTTGCTGCTTTTGCTGATAATTATCACAATGATTTCCTTATTTTGGTTAATGGGGTACTGGTATTAAAAATTTGTGCTCTGAAGGCTCATCATTATGTGATATTTAAGAGATGATGGATTTGAAAGTCTTGTTACAACAGTTTTATAAGTTTCAGGATTAAATTTATGACTAGAGCATTGTGTACAAAATCAAGGCTGCTTTTTTCTTATTACGtattttttctactttcaggTACTGAGGTGACCGAGGCTATGAGGGCACTACCTCCCGGTAGTGATGAGGTCGTTGCTTTGGCTGTGACGGAGGAGCTGTCTACTGAGGTGACTCCCTTCGCTAGCCAGGACCCTGTCCACCCTGTTGTAGATGTTGCGGTAATCCCAGAGGATACGCCCGCCGCTGACATCGAAGGTATTGGGGAAGGGGCTCCTCAGGGTGGCCATCCTGTGGAGCATGAGGTGGGTCCTGTACCCCAGGTGGATCCTTTCCCTTTTGTACCTGAGGTAGAGGTGCCTCTCCCACCTCTTTTTGTCCCAGAGGTAGAGGTGCCCGCTCCTTTTGTGCCACAGGTATCCCAGGTATTCCAAGGGAACACCAGAGGCAGGGAGTCTCTGGGAGGGGTGGTTCAGGGATTAGAGGTTAATCCTGAGGGTAGGCCAGAGTTAGATGTACAGGTTTTTGTCCCACGCAGGTCAACTAGGCCCCGTCGACCTCATGTGCCTATGCAGATTATTTGGGGCAGGGGGGTTAAGTCCTATGATTAGCCAATGGCCTCACACCTCCTCCCTTTTTGTGGTTGAGGAGAACATGACAGAAATAAGGGTGTTtagtatattttaacattaagcTACTTCATCATCATACATTATCATCATCTGTTCGTCATCATCCATTCATCATTATAATCATCCATTCATCATTATCCTCATCCATTCATCATTATCatctattcatcatcatcatccattcatcatcatcatcatccaatcttcatcatcatcatccatttATCATCATCTactcattatcatcatcatctatcCAGCATCATCATCtgttcatcattatcatcatccattcatcatcatcatcatcatctagtCATCATCTgttcatcgtcatcatcatc is a genomic window of Mercenaria mercenaria strain notata chromosome 18, MADL_Memer_1, whole genome shotgun sequence containing:
- the LOC123539144 gene encoding uncharacterized protein LOC123539144 isoform X1; this encodes MACLSSCWISVHRFCSSLFQRLRSFALRLGQSQGEGGTCTEVTEAMRALPPGSDEVVALAVTEELSTEVTPFASQDPVHPVVDVAVIPEDTPAADIEGCKKEHHNAVN